In the genome of Mytilus edulis chromosome 3, xbMytEdul2.2, whole genome shotgun sequence, one region contains:
- the LOC139516363 gene encoding uncharacterized protein: protein MCLVSYVGFLRFSELVNLKRSDVSFHSLYMSLFIEKSKTDQQRAGTHVFISKTYSVTCPVQMLETYLNQANIKHDSVEFIYRSVLYRKKTNTYVLRGHAPLSYTRAREVLLEALESLGLDKSKFGLHSLRAGGATAAAAAGIQDRIFKKHGRWSSDTAKDGYVRENISEKLLVTKNLGL, encoded by the coding sequence ATGTGTCTCGTTAGCTATGTCGGATTTTTAAGATTTTCAGAATTAGTTAATTTAAAAAGGTCAgatgtttcatttcattcattataTATGTCTTTATTCATCGaaaaaagcaaaacggaccaaCAAAGAGCAGGAActcatgtttttatttccaaAACATATTCGGTTACCTGTCCAGTCCAAATGTTAGAGACATACTTGAACCAAGCGAACATTAAACACGATTCTGTAGAATTCATATATAGATCAGTTTTATATCGTAAAAAGACTAACACGTACGTGCTAAGGGGTCATGCGCCTTTGTCTTATACAAGAGCCAGAGAAGTACTGTTAGAGGCTTTAGAATCTTTGGGATTAGACAAATCAAAATTTGGTTTGCATAGTTTAAGAGCAGGTGGAGCAACAGCTGCGGCTGCTGCTGGTATTCAAGATAGAATATTTAAGAAACACGGTAGATGGTCTTCAGATACAGCAAAAGACGGATATGTGCGTGAAAATATTTCTGAAAAACTACTCGTTACTAAGAATCTTGGCTTGTAA
- the LOC139515224 gene encoding uncharacterized protein — translation MVKYWRENGVNIVLYLDDGLGMDEGYKNCKDTSEFVKSSLKLAGFIVNEEKSIFEPVQCLEWLGLIWDSKDFTLKVPERRIKDTKNSLDIILKSFSNLNARMLAQFAGRIISMSPVMGNVTNLMTRHIYFAIENRKTWDSKLYLVYEKCVLAELKFWQENLLELNEKRLLNDSLPRIMIYSDASNVALGAYTVESNEKIFHCMLNENEKKLSSTWRELRAIQLSLNSFEHDLKCKIVKWHTDNQNCVNIINKGSTKLHLQHLAYDIFRTCTRSGITLCPTWIPRCENFKADFISKMVDIDDWQTSFQFFTFMNEIWGPYTIDRFANFHNTKLKRFNSKFWNPGSTAIDAFAQNWTMENNWMVPPISLVAKSIKHLILCRAEGTLIVPKWPSSAFWSLIFNRRLEFQPYVIEVLDFSSGQNIFVQGQNKNSIFGTKHFKSDILAIKMKAT, via the coding sequence ATGGTAAAGTATTGGCGAGAAAATGGTGTTAATATTGTTCTTTATCTGGACGATGGATTAGGCATGGATGAAGgttataaaaattgtaaagataCTTCTGAATTTGTAAAGTCATCACTTAAACTGGCTGGATTTATTGTCAATgaagaaaaatcaatttttgaacCGGTTCAGTGTTTAGAATGGTTAGGATTGATTTGGGATTCTAAAGATTTTACTTTAAAGGTGCCAGAGCGCAGAATTAAAGACACTAAAAATTCTCTTGATATTATActaaaatcattttcaaatttgaacGCACGTATGCTGGCTCAATTTGCCGGAAGAATTATATCAATGTCACCAGTTATGGGTAATGTCACAAATTTAATGACGAGGCATATATATTTCGCGATAGAAAACAGAAAAACGTGGGATTCAAAACTATATTTAGTATATGAAAAATGTGTATTAGCTGAattgaaattttggcaggaaaactTGTTGGAGCTTAATGAGAAGCGTTTATTGAATGATTCTTTACCGAGAATTATGATATATTCAGATGCAAGTAATGTAGCTTTAGGTGCATATACTGttgaatcaaatgaaaagatTTTTCATTGTATGTTGaatgaaaatgagaaaaaattgaGTTCCACTTGGCGTGAACTCAGGGCTATTCAGTTATCGTTGAATTCGTTTGAACACGAtctgaaatgtaaaatagttaaATGGCATACAGACAACCAAAATTGtgtaaatataatcaataaaggCAGTACAAAGTTGCATTTACAACATTTAGCTTATGATATTTTTAGAACATGTACAAGGTCGGGTATCACGTTGTGTCCTACTTGGATACCTCGGTGTGAAAATTTCAAAGCTGACTTCATATCTAAAATGGTTGATATTGATGACTGGCAAACCTCGTTTCAGTTTTTTACTTTCATGAATGAAATTTGGGGTCCTTACACAATCGATAGATTTGCCAATTTTCATAATACTAAACTGAAAAGGTTCAACTCAAAATTTTGGAATCCAGGAAGCACTGCTATTGACGCTTTTGCTCAAAATTGGACAATGGAAAATAATTGGATGGTTCCTCCGATAAGTTTAGTGGCTAAAAGTATTAAACATCTCATTCTCTGTAGAGCTGAGGGAACATTGATCGTTCCAAAATGGCCTTCATCGGCATTTTGGTCTTTGATTTTTAATAGAAGATTGGAATTTCAACCTTACGTTATAGAAGTTCTTGATTTTTCATCAGGTCAGAATATATTTGTTCAAGGACAGAATAAAAACTCCATTTTTGGTACCAAGCATTTTAAGTCTGATATACTGGCAATTAAGATGAAAGCGACTTAA
- the LOC139516362 gene encoding uncharacterized protein, producing the protein MTENHSDDEDTLLLHETPVHSGAKSSSVPQISDQTFELFTSYFDSKISSLKNELVSGNDSLAKKLKKEVSVKLKGEGNQIQYSFNSDIVSELQKLQKRTSAEDSVSTNLISGLILKINRRNKLIRIADKSPAGWSTVREYESDDLASDSEDEKRLRQAESRALKTIKEKKTRGKPYSKPSATVSRPANPTDTSNSYYQPYNATQQPFPRFRRREATPYDTCYECHQTGHFKRNCPKATNKPTFGNLSK; encoded by the coding sequence ATGACCGAAAACCACTCAGACGACGAGGACACTTTGCTTTTGCACGAGACACCAGTACATTCAGGTGCCAAGTCTAGTTCTGTACCACAGATAAGTGATCAAACTTTTGAACTTTTTACATCTTATTTTGATAGTAAGATTTCTTCTCTGAAGAACGAGTTAGTCTCCGGGAACGACTCCCTAGCTAAGAAGCTCAAGAAAGAGGTGTCTGTTAAGCTTAAGGGGGAAGGGAATCAGATTCAATACTCCTTCAACTCAGATATAGTTTCCGAATTGCAGAAACTTCAGAAGCGTACATCCGCGGAAGATTCCGTTAGCACCAATTTGATATCGGGCCTTATTCTTAAAATCAACAGGAGGAATAAATTAATTCGAATTGCCGACAAGTCGCCAGCAGGCTGGTCCACAGTCAGAGAATACGAAAGTGATGACCTGGCATCAGATTCAGAAGATGAAAAACGCTTACGGCAAGCAGAAAGCAGGGCCCTCAAGAcaatcaaagaaaagaaaacccGTGGAAAACCTTACTCAAAACCGTCCGCCACCGTTTCTAGACCTGCCAACCCTACTGATACTAGTAACAGTTACTATCAGCCTTACAACGCTACTCAGCAGCCCTTTCCGAGGTTCCGTCGCCGCGAGGCGACCCCATACGACACCTGTTACGAGTGTCACCAAACTGGCCACTTCAAGAGGAACTGCCCAAAAGCAACAAACAAACCAACCTTTGGAAACTTGTCAAAGTGA
- the LOC139515225 gene encoding uncharacterized protein, giving the protein MAKSAWAAQSPMSCQLCNKDVAIKWKCTDCELLLCDNCKVNVHSRFKSSEKHRVVSISDIGNDLSDQLKSLHISEVISSVFNTYETELSCIQKIICSDDDVVFLLSSSDFHNCHLIKAKLRKNSIKVLNKIDIECQDFAVNRQNEILFSPVPRSELKGIAHTGNVRTILKAYPMIILGIHVFKHDELLLGLRDQGLKFPVTDFSTRQIAVLGVDYKRKATFEYDESGRKLFNYAYRIISDSENNLYVLDLINDVGHGRIVGLDMHGRKKFVYNGYSILNTPDTPFIPCDIAITPNTILLITDINNHAIHAINANGELCGLQSTESLGIRFPCSLSFDSEGFLLIGSEPDEEETNQKAKIHAVKIRM; this is encoded by the coding sequence ATGGCGAAATCTGCATGGGCGGCGCAATCTCCAATGTCCTGTCAACTTTGCAACAAGGATGTTGCCATTAAATGGAAATGTACCGATTGTGAATTGTTGTTGTGTGATAACTGTAAAGTAAACGTCCATTCTCGATTCAAATCGTCGGAGAAACATAGAGTCGTGTCCATTTCAGACATTGGTAATGATTTATCAGATCAACTTAAAAGCCTTCACATTTCAGAGGTAATATCCTCAGTTTTTAACACATACGAAACAGAACTGTCGTGCATACAAAAAATTATATGCAGTGATGatgatgttgtgtttctgttatcGTCCAGTGATTTTCATAATTGCCATTTAATTAAGGCAAAATTACGAAAGAACTCCataaaagtattaaataaaaTCGACATTGAGTGTCAGGATTTTGCAGTTAATCGCCAGAATGAGATACTATTTTCGCCAGTCCCAAGATCAGAGTTAAAAGGCATAGCACACACGGGCAATGTCAGAACTATTTTAAAAGCTTATCCAATGATTATTTTAGGAATACATGTGTTCAAACACGATGAACTTTTACTAGGTTTAAGAGATCAGGGGCTTAAATTTCCTGTGACAGATTTTTCTACAAGACAAATAGCTGTTCTAGGAGTGGACTATAAACGCAAAGCAACATTTGAATATGATGAAAGTGGAAGAAAGTTGTTCAATTATGCTTATCGTATTATAAGTGATTCGGAAAATAACCTCTATGTACTCGATTTGATAAACGACGTGGGCCATGGACGAATAGTCGGATTGGATATGCATGGACGAAAAAAGTTTGTATATAATGGATATTCGATTCTGAATACACCCGATACTCCATTTATACCTTGTGACATTGCGATTACACCGAACACTATTTTATTAATAACAGATATTAATAATCACGCTATACACGCTATAAATGCAAACGGGGAATTGTGTGGCCTACAAAGTACAGAAAGTCTTGGAATACGTTTTCCATGTAGTTTATCATTTGATTCTGAAGGTTTTTTGTTGATTGGCAGCGAACCTGACGAGGAAGAAACGAATCAAAAAGCTAAGATACACGCCGTAAAAATAAGAATGTAG